One Amycolatopsis sp. NBC_00355 genomic window carries:
- a CDS encoding DUF6879 family protein, with protein sequence MTELIKPGPEFRQLFHTFEHTAFRLETFDQYDATYENESLRKYLAGEPDDLPWMQSWLTMLGEATATGRTFARVRVVTTPLTDYSRFGVWCSQFTGSAGEDIRYLPRDQAGDLPQHDYWLFDSRKLVRMHFDEHMTFLGGEVIEDPAEIVRHNYWRDVARHHAVRREDFATE encoded by the coding sequence CTGACCGAGCTCATCAAGCCGGGGCCGGAGTTCCGGCAGCTCTTCCACACGTTCGAGCACACGGCCTTCCGACTGGAGACGTTCGACCAGTACGACGCCACGTACGAGAACGAGTCCCTGCGCAAGTACCTGGCGGGCGAGCCGGACGACCTGCCGTGGATGCAGAGCTGGCTGACCATGCTCGGCGAGGCAACCGCGACCGGACGCACCTTCGCGCGGGTGCGGGTGGTGACGACGCCGCTGACTGACTACAGCCGCTTCGGAGTGTGGTGCTCGCAGTTCACGGGCAGCGCGGGCGAGGACATCCGCTACCTTCCTCGCGACCAGGCCGGCGATCTGCCGCAGCACGACTACTGGCTGTTCGACTCGCGCAAGCTGGTACGGATGCACTTCGATGAGCACATGACGTTCCTCGGCGGTGAGGTGATCGAAGACCCGGCCGAGATCGTTCGACACAACTACTGGCGGGATGTCGCCCGGCATCACGCGGTACGACGGGAAGACTTTGCCACGGAATAA
- a CDS encoding helix-turn-helix domain-containing protein codes for MALGARLRELREQAGLTGKQLAESLGWQASKVSKIENGKQTPSVADIENWTRATDSSDEAPALLASLRTLEVQHAEWQRILRGGIRPRQNSLAELDQKTRLFRVFEPTVIPGLLQTSEYARARFAESIRIFKLPNDINEAVEGRMKRQDIFYRPDKRFHFILTEAALRFGMCSAAVMLGQLDRLVSLSALPNVKLGIIGFETQYTASPWHGFWLYDDQKVLVETYSAALNLAQPQEIELYGNVFGELSAVASYGRSARAIITRAIDDLSAQVADPSAELP; via the coding sequence ATGGCACTCGGCGCACGACTCCGCGAGTTGCGCGAACAAGCCGGGCTGACCGGCAAGCAGCTCGCGGAGTCGCTTGGCTGGCAAGCCTCGAAGGTCTCCAAGATCGAGAATGGCAAGCAGACCCCGAGCGTCGCCGACATCGAGAACTGGACGCGGGCGACTGACAGCTCAGATGAGGCGCCGGCGCTGCTGGCGTCCCTGCGGACGCTTGAGGTGCAGCACGCCGAGTGGCAACGCATCTTGCGCGGCGGCATCCGGCCCCGGCAGAACTCCCTGGCCGAGCTCGACCAGAAGACGCGGCTGTTTCGCGTGTTCGAGCCAACGGTTATCCCCGGCTTGCTGCAGACGTCGGAGTACGCCCGGGCGCGGTTCGCGGAAAGCATCCGCATCTTCAAACTGCCTAACGACATCAACGAGGCGGTTGAAGGGCGCATGAAGCGCCAAGACATCTTCTACCGGCCCGACAAGCGCTTCCACTTCATCCTGACGGAGGCGGCGTTACGGTTCGGGATGTGTTCCGCGGCAGTCATGCTCGGCCAGCTCGACCGCTTAGTGTCGCTGTCGGCGCTGCCCAACGTGAAGCTCGGGATCATCGGGTTCGAGACGCAATACACGGCCTCCCCCTGGCACGGCTTCTGGCTGTACGACGACCAGAAAGTGCTGGTCGAGACCTACTCGGCGGCGCTCAACCTGGCCCAGCCGCAGGAGATCGAGCTGTACGGCAATGTGTTCGGCGAACTGTCGGCTGTCGCCAGCTACGGCCGTTCGGCCCGAGCCATCATCACCCGCGCGATCGACGACCTGTCGGCACAGGTGGCCGATCCTTCCGCCGAATTGCCCTGA
- the tmk gene encoding dTMP kinase, protein MNLRPSSDRRHGLFVSVDGPGGAGKTTIVRHLAQMLLARGEQVHVTAEPSSSAIGQLASELTPTVTGHALACLYAADRYHHVESEIRPHLRDGDIVLSDRYLASGLVVQRFDGVDPVFLWQLNEEVERPDLTVILEGDPHVIAERLGECGPHNRFQLAPDSSHAEVTYYRQATETLIDAGFEVLRVDCSRRPPEQAAAVICDRLTPLLAPGEVLA, encoded by the coding sequence ATGAACCTCCGTCCCTCTTCTGATCGCAGGCACGGCCTGTTCGTCAGCGTCGACGGCCCCGGCGGGGCGGGCAAGACCACGATCGTGCGCCACTTGGCTCAGATGCTGCTGGCCCGCGGTGAGCAGGTGCATGTCACCGCGGAGCCCTCCTCCAGCGCGATTGGGCAGCTGGCCTCCGAACTGACGCCGACGGTCACCGGTCATGCTTTGGCCTGCCTGTACGCCGCTGACCGCTACCACCACGTCGAGTCCGAGATCCGGCCTCACCTCCGGGACGGCGACATCGTTCTCTCCGACCGCTACCTCGCGTCGGGCCTGGTCGTGCAGCGCTTCGACGGCGTTGACCCCGTGTTCCTGTGGCAGCTCAACGAGGAGGTCGAACGGCCAGACCTGACGGTCATCCTGGAAGGTGACCCCCATGTCATTGCTGAACGACTAGGTGAGTGCGGCCCGCACAACCGCTTCCAACTGGCACCCGACAGCAGCCACGCCGAGGTCACGTACTACCGGCAGGCGACCGAGACCTTGATCGATGCGGGCTTTGAGGTCCTGCGGGTGGACTGCAGCCGTCGCCCACCAGAGCAGGCCGCTGCCGTCATTTGCGACCGGCTTACGCCCCTCCTCGCACCAGGCGAGGTGCTGGCCTAA
- a CDS encoding 3'-5' exonuclease yields MTDWKSLNYVVVDVEGNGQQPPDLVELAAVPIVAGVVGETSSWLVKPDQPISHFARRIHGISNEQVEDAPVFGYIEADVRKALDASALIAHNAHVDVGVLQRKLGDWECPEVFDTLKLARRLLPGRKTYKLGALVEELGLDHDLDGEDRPHRATYDAIVTARLFVHLAGRRTLEELRDQPSGGDRDDEPALF; encoded by the coding sequence ATGACGGACTGGAAGAGCCTCAACTACGTCGTCGTCGATGTCGAAGGCAACGGCCAGCAGCCGCCCGATCTCGTGGAGCTGGCGGCGGTGCCGATCGTGGCCGGCGTGGTCGGTGAGACATCGAGCTGGCTGGTGAAGCCGGACCAGCCAATCTCGCACTTCGCCCGCCGCATTCACGGCATCAGCAACGAACAGGTCGAGGACGCACCGGTGTTCGGCTACATCGAAGCCGACGTGCGCAAGGCGCTCGACGCCTCCGCCCTGATCGCGCACAACGCCCACGTCGATGTCGGGGTGCTCCAGCGCAAGCTCGGTGACTGGGAGTGCCCCGAGGTGTTCGACACGCTCAAGCTCGCCCGACGCCTGCTGCCTGGCCGGAAAACCTACAAGCTCGGCGCGCTGGTCGAGGAGCTCGGGCTCGATCACGACCTTGATGGTGAAGACCGACCGCATCGGGCGACCTACGACGCCATAGTGACAGCCCGCCTGTTCGTTCATCTCGCAGGCCGGCGGACGCTCGAAGAACTTAGGGATCAGCCGTCAGGAGGTGATCGTGATGACGAGCCAGCGCTCTTCTAG
- a CDS encoding radical SAM protein yields MTPVPLLDADQIARLPERAREVVEYRKSGLSLNHIQGCPLGCAYCIRHTYGLWDENQPRALMTDAAAVEELVNHHYFQPHITPIQLFNRATEPFLPKVRPHTFAVLEELDTRELTNHVLVISRHQMQPYDIERLNQLRHVKVTLLFTYSGIDDPKIEPYPSQVAADSLKLMSAPQLRRYRTVLYWRPLVPGLNDTDEHLTAAHELSQHADATVFTGLFYRDQIAAYYKANGIPEPYGDTARRKIVPETLERRVLEAFSNSSALFRKTSCAVSYAHGLPDYNGHYGIRELCDICPLSQLEVCAGAHRVPTREDVHQVARVLPEADRLQVVDITERAAVVTGLAVEQPRYYLQHALGFQVHDARHPHHANRHGRADIGWKETASS; encoded by the coding sequence ATGACGCCGGTGCCATTGCTCGACGCCGACCAGATTGCCCGCTTGCCCGAGCGCGCCCGGGAGGTGGTCGAGTATCGCAAGAGCGGCCTGAGCCTCAACCACATCCAGGGCTGCCCGCTCGGGTGCGCCTACTGCATCCGCCACACCTACGGCCTGTGGGATGAGAACCAGCCGAGAGCCCTGATGACGGACGCGGCGGCCGTCGAAGAGCTGGTCAACCACCACTACTTCCAGCCGCACATCACGCCGATCCAGCTGTTCAACCGAGCGACCGAGCCGTTCTTGCCGAAGGTGCGGCCACATACCTTCGCCGTGCTCGAGGAGCTGGACACGCGGGAGCTGACCAACCACGTTCTGGTCATCAGCCGGCATCAGATGCAGCCCTACGACATTGAGCGGCTGAACCAGCTGCGGCACGTGAAGGTGACGCTGCTGTTTACGTACTCGGGCATCGACGACCCGAAGATCGAGCCGTACCCGTCGCAGGTCGCGGCCGACTCGCTGAAGCTGATGAGCGCCCCGCAGCTGCGCAGGTACCGCACGGTGCTGTACTGGCGGCCGCTGGTGCCGGGGCTCAACGACACCGACGAGCACCTGACCGCCGCGCACGAGCTGAGCCAGCACGCCGACGCCACGGTGTTCACGGGCCTGTTCTACCGCGATCAGATCGCCGCGTACTACAAGGCCAACGGCATCCCCGAGCCGTACGGGGACACGGCTCGGCGCAAGATCGTGCCCGAGACGCTGGAGCGGCGCGTCCTCGAGGCGTTCTCCAACTCGTCGGCCTTGTTTCGCAAGACGTCGTGCGCGGTCAGCTACGCCCACGGACTGCCGGACTACAACGGCCACTACGGCATCCGGGAACTGTGCGACATCTGCCCCTTAAGCCAGCTGGAGGTGTGTGCGGGCGCCCACCGCGTGCCGACGCGCGAAGACGTACACCAAGTCGCCCGCGTGTTGCCCGAAGCCGACCGCCTCCAGGTCGTAGACATCACCGAGCGGGCCGCCGTCGTGACGGGCTTGGCCGTGGAGCAACCGCGCTACTACCTGCAGCACGCGCTCGGCTTCCAGGTCCACGACGCACGTCACCCGCACCACGCGAACCGGCACGGTCGCGCGGACATCGGATGGAAGGAAACCGCCAGCTCATGA
- a CDS encoding aldo/keto reductase encodes MTSQRSSSSNRIGFGSMQLTGPGHWAAPDNPEQAMQVLRDAVDAGVTHIDTADAYGPFTAEKYIRKALHPYRDGLVIATKGGLTRQGPDRWAPCGRPEYLRQCVEMSLRRLQVERIDLYYLHRIDPAVVMEDQLAVLSDMQAEGKIHHIGLSKVDLSQVRKVSELIDVAAVQNKYNVSNRAFEEVLRYCELAGVTFVPYAPLASGRLAEPHGVLHELATQYGATPAQLALAWLLHRSPAMMPIPGTSCSARLHENLAAHQIDLTREAMAAIELAATRIARSAVGKE; translated from the coding sequence ATGACGAGCCAGCGCTCTTCTAGCTCGAACCGCATCGGCTTTGGCTCCATGCAGCTCACCGGCCCCGGCCATTGGGCCGCGCCGGACAACCCGGAACAAGCCATGCAGGTACTCCGCGATGCGGTCGACGCGGGCGTGACACACATCGACACCGCCGACGCCTACGGCCCGTTCACCGCAGAGAAGTACATCCGCAAGGCGTTGCATCCTTACCGCGACGGCTTGGTCATCGCCACCAAGGGCGGTCTCACTCGCCAAGGTCCCGACCGGTGGGCACCGTGTGGGCGGCCGGAGTACCTGCGCCAGTGCGTCGAGATGAGTCTCCGGCGGCTCCAGGTCGAACGGATCGACCTGTACTACCTCCACCGCATCGACCCCGCCGTAGTCATGGAGGATCAGCTCGCTGTGCTCTCCGACATGCAGGCTGAGGGGAAGATCCACCACATCGGGCTGTCCAAGGTCGACCTCAGTCAGGTCCGCAAGGTCAGCGAACTGATCGACGTCGCGGCCGTGCAGAACAAATACAACGTGTCGAACCGGGCGTTCGAAGAGGTCCTTCGCTACTGCGAACTCGCCGGTGTCACTTTTGTGCCGTACGCCCCGCTGGCATCAGGTCGGCTCGCAGAGCCTCATGGTGTGCTTCACGAGCTGGCTACCCAGTACGGCGCGACGCCTGCCCAGCTCGCGCTGGCGTGGTTGTTGCACCGGTCCCCGGCGATGATGCCGATCCCCGGAACCAGTTGCAGTGCACGTCTCCACGAGAACCTGGCAGCTCATCAGATCGACCTCACCCGCGAAGCCATGGCCGCTATCGAACTGGCCGCCACCAGAATCGCGCGGTCAGCAGTCGGGAAGGAGTGA